The genomic interval TGCTGCAGGAACTGTCGGTAGGCGGGATCCTCGTCGAGCCATACCGCGCCCACGGTCTCCGTCAGGGCCGCCACGCCCGCCTCGAGCCGCAGGGCGGCTTCGGCGCGCGGCATGCGTCGGTTGGGGACGAAGATGGTGATCGGCAGCTGCCCGGTGCGGCGCGCGTTCTCCGAACCGAAGCCGATCAGATACTCGCGTGCCTGCGCCAGAGGCAGGAACGTGGACAGCTCGATCACGTCATCGGCGTTGGAGTCGGGGTCGTCGCCCTCTTCCACGACACGGACCCGGGGGCTCAGCAGGGCGACGTCGTTGACGTACAGGACGATGTCCGTCAGCGGGATGTCCACGTTCTGCACGAGCACGCTGAGTCGCTTGCCGGGCTCGAAGCGCGAGCTGGAGGGCCGCTCCATGGGCCAGTCTCCGGCGATGATCTTCGGGCCCTCGGCGTCGTCGCCGGAGCTCGTATCCAGACAGCCGCCGAGCAATGGCACGCAGAGCGCCAACGCCAATAGCGCCAAGCGCAGCAACACCACCTCTCGCACTCGATACCTGCGTCGCCCCTCACACATACGCCCACCTTTTTCCCTCTCCGCCACGCGCACTATTTCGAACAATGCACCAGGGCGACGGCGGATTCCCGACAAACCGTCAGTCGAGGGGCATGGACAGGCCCATCTCTTGGCGCATGTGGAGCAGCGCCTCCGCGTTGCCCAGGGCGTCGTCCACGGGGTCGTGGGTGTGGGCGGTCTTCCGCAGGTGCTTGAAGTTCTTGGTGACGTCCTTGACCAGGCCCTTGTACAGCGAGCCCAGGTTCTGAGAGCTGAAGCCGAAGGGGTTTTCACCGAGGAAGTGGTGGAAATACCAGTTGATGAACTGCCAATCGAAGCCGTTGTTGTCGGCGATGAAGATCTTCCGACCCGGGCACTCCTTGGCGAGCCAGTCGGAAAAGCGCTGCATCTCCGCGCTTGGGTCTGCGAAAGCGAGGGTCTCTTCTCGCGAGAAGCCGCTCACGGCCAGGGCCTCGGGGACGAAGCGATCCGAGATGGGTCGCAGCTTGCCGTAGAAGGTGCGCGAGAGGTCTCCGTCCACCACGACGGCGCCAAAGCAGACCATGGAGTAGTCACCGGGGATCGGGCCGTCGGCCTCGATGTCGACCATCACGTACGTCATGGCCGAAGCGAGCCACGACGGGGGGTGGGGCGCCATGGGCGTCGGGCCGCGAGGTTCCGCGGCGAGGCGACATTCAAGAAAAAAGTCGCGTAATGGCAAGCACTTAGCGTCCTGCCGCGCTCGCGAGTCACGGAATTCGGTATATGGGCCGTCCCGTTGCTGACACGAGTTTCGAAATGGCTCCTCGTGGCGCTGGTGAGCATCGCCGGCTGCGACGAGCACTCCGATCACCCGGGCCAAACGTCCGCGCCGGCGGCGAGCCAAACGTCCGCGGGTCCGGCGGCGTCGGCGAGCGGCCAAACGTCCGCGGGTCCGGCGGCGTCGGCGAGCGGCCAAACGTCCGCGGGTCCGGCGGCGTCGGCGAGCAGCCAAACGTCCGCGCCCGCGGCCAGCGTGGGGCACTGCCCCGAAGGCATGGCGTGGATCGCCGGCGGCCCGTTCCACATGGGGAGCGACTCCCC from Polyangiaceae bacterium carries:
- a CDS encoding exonuclease is translated as MTYVMVDIEADGPIPGDYSMVCFGAVVVDGDLSRTFYGKLRPISDRFVPEALAVSGFSREETLAFADPSAEMQRFSDWLAKECPGRKIFIADNNGFDWQFINWYFHHFLGENPFGFSSQNLGSLYKGLVKDVTKNFKHLRKTAHTHDPVDDALGNAEALLHMRQEMGLSMPLD